The Syngnathus typhle isolate RoL2023-S1 ecotype Sweden linkage group LG16, RoL_Styp_1.0, whole genome shotgun sequence genome includes a region encoding these proteins:
- the rps6ka1 gene encoding ribosomal protein S6 kinase alpha-1 isoform X4, producing the protein MWRLLFRTKTRTREDDGEIKEINITHVVKEGSEKADASHFELLKVLGQGSFGKVFLVRKVTPPDDNQLYAMKVLKKATLKVRDRVRTKMERNILADVNHPFIVKLHYAFQTEGKLYLILDFLRGGDLFTRLSKEVMFTEEDVKFYLAELALGLDHLHSLGIMYRDLKPENILLDEEGHIKLTDFGLCKEGIEQHEKAYSFCGTVEYMAPEVVNRVGHTHSADWWSFGVLMFEMLTGSLPFHGKDRKETMNMILKARLGMPQFLSAEAQSLLRALFKRNPSNRLGSGPDGAEELKRHGWFSNIDWNKLFRREVKPPFKPAVARPDDTFYFDSEFTSRTPKDSPGVPPSAGAHQLFRGFSFIASSLLEEEGSVEPVKPPPHPVVQQLHGKNLLFSDGYVLKEDIGMGSFSVCKRCVHKATNTEYAVKMIDKTSTDPSEEIEILLRYGQHPNIITLKDVYDTGKQVFLVTELMRGGELLDRILKQKSFSEREASAVLHTITKTVEYLHSQGVVHRDLKPSNILYVDESGNPESIRICDFGFAKQLRANNGLLMTPCYTANFVAPEVLKRQGYDEGCDIWSLGVLLYTMLAGFTPFANGPEDTPNEILNRIGNGHFSLSGGNWDTVSDAAKDLVSKMLHVDPHQRLIAKQVLRHPWIIQREKLPNSQLPLQDPKLVKGAMAATYSALKNSQPTPELKPIESSFLAQRRVKKLPSTSL; encoded by the exons ATGTGGAGGTTATTATTCCGCACCAAAACACGCACGAGAGAG GACGATGGCGAAATCAAAGAAATCAACATCACCCATGTGGTCAAAGAAGGTTCGGAAAAAGCAGACGCATCTCACTTTGAATTGCTCAAAGTGTTGGGCCAGGGTTCCTTTGGGAAG GTGTTCCTGGTGCGCAAGGTGACCCCTCCTGATGACAACCAGCTCTATGCAATGAAAGTCCTCAAGAAGGCCACACTCAAAG TGAGAGATCGTGTGAGGACCAAGATGGAGAGGAACATCCTAGCTGATGTCAACCACCCGTTTATTGTCAAGCTGCACTACG CTTTCCAGACTGAAGGGAAACTCTACTTGATCCTGGACTTCCTCCGAGGAGGCGATCTCTTCACCCGACTGTCTAAAGAG GTGATGTTCACCGAGGAGGACGTCAAGTTTTATCTCGCAGAGTTGGCGCTGGGCCTCGACCACCTCCACAGCTTGGGCATCATGTACAGAGACCTGAAGCCTGAAAA CATTCTCTTGGACGAGGAAGGTCACATCAAACTCACAG ATTTCGGTCTGTGCAAAGAAGGCATTGAGCAGCATGAGAAGGCTTACTCGTTCTGTGGCACGGTGGAGTACATGGCACCCGAGGTGGTCAACAGGGTAGGACACACCCACAGCGCCGACTGGTGGTCGTTTGGAGTACTGATG TTTGAAATGTTGACCGGGTCGCTGCCATTTCATGGGAAAGATCGCAAAGAAACAATGAATATGATCCTCAA GGCACGTTTAGGAATGCCTCAGTTCCTCAGCGCAGAGGCCCAGTCTCTGCTAAGAGCTCTGTTCAAGAGGAACCCCAGCAACAGATTGG GATCGGGTCCAGATGGAGCAGAGGAGCTCAAACGTCACGGATGGTTTTCCAACATTGACTGGAAT AAACTATTCCGCAGAGAAGTGAAACCCCCTTTCAAACCAGCGGTGGCGCGTCCCGATGACACGTTCTACTTTGATTCCGAGTTCACTTCCCGCACCCCAAAAG ACTCTCCCGGCGTGCCGCCAAGTGCCGGAGCTCACCAGCTGTTTCGAGGTTTCAGCTTCATCGCGTCAAGTCTGCTGGAGGAAGAAGGTTCAGTGGAACCCGTGAAGCCCCCGCCGCACCCGGTGGTCCAG CAGCTACATGGGAAGAACTTATTGTTCAGCGACGGCTACGTCTTGAAAGAGGACATCGGCATGGGCTCCTTCTCTGTGTGTAAGCGATGCGTCCACAAGGCCACCAACACGGAATACGCCGTCAAG ATGATTGACAAGACCAGCACAGACCCTTCCGAAGAGATCGAGATCCTGCTTCGATACGGACAGCACCCCAATATCATAACGCTGAAGGAT GTGTACGATACCGGCAAGCAGGTGTTCTTGGTGACGGAGCTGATGCGCGGAGGAGAACTGCTCGATCGGATCCTCAAGCAAAAGTCCTTCTCGGAGAGGGAGGCCAGCGCCGTGCTGCACACCATCACCAAGACTGTGGAGTACCTGCACTCGCAGGGG GTGGTGCACAGAGACCTGAAGCCCAGCAACATCCTCTACGTGGACGAGTCGGGGAACCCGGAGTCCATTCGGATCTGCGACTTTGGCTTCGCCAAACAGCTGCGCGCCAACAACGGCCTACTCATGACCCCGTGCTACACCGCCAACTTTGTGGCTCCTGAG GTGTTGAAGCGTCAAGGTTATGATGAAGGCTGTGATATTTGGAGTTTGGGAGTACTACTGTACACCATGCTGGCCGG TTTTACTCCATTCGCTAATGGACCTGAGGACACTCCCAATGAGATCCTGAACAGGATAGGCAACGGTCATTTTAGTTTGTCTGGAGGCAACTGGGACACTGTGTCAGACGCCGCTAAG GACCTGGTGTCCAAGATGCTCCACGTGGACCCACATCAGCGACTGATCGCCAAGCAGGTCCTCAGGCACCCTTGGATCATCCAGAGAGAAAAACTCCCCAACAGCCAGCTCCCACTCCAGGACCCGAAATTGGTCAAG GGCGCCATGGCGGCCACGTACTCGGCCCTGAAGAACTCGCAGCCCACCCCCGAGCTCAAACCCATCGAGAGCTCCTTCTTGGCCCAGCGGCGCGTCAAGAAGCTTCCGTCCACCTCCCTGTAG
- the rps6ka1 gene encoding ribosomal protein S6 kinase alpha-1 isoform X2 encodes MPLAQIAEPWPTMELVQLETENGQSTAEDGVTPAVKDDGEIKEINITHVVKEGSEKADASHFELLKVLGQGSFGKVFLVRKVTPPDDNQLYAMKVLKKATLKVRDRVRTKMERNILADVNHPFIVKLHYAFQTEGKLYLILDFLRGGDLFTRLSKEVMFTEEDVKFYLAELALGLDHLHSLGIMYRDLKPENILLDEEGHIKLTDFGLCKEGIEQHEKAYSFCGTVEYMAPEVVNRVGHTHSADWWSFGVLMFEMLTGSLPFHGKDRKETMNMILKARLGMPQFLSAEAQSLLRALFKRNPSNRLGSGPDGAEELKRHGWFSNIDWNKLFRREVKPPFKPAVARPDDTFYFDSEFTSRTPKDSPGVPPSAGAHQLFRGFSFIASSLLEEEGSVEPVKPPPHPVVQQLHGKNLLFSDGYVLKEDIGMGSFSVCKRCVHKATNTEYAVKMIDKTSTDPSEEIEILLRYGQHPNIITLKDVYDTGKQVFLVTELMRGGELLDRILKQKSFSEREASAVLHTITKTVEYLHSQGVVHRDLKPSNILYVDESGNPESIRICDFGFAKQLRANNGLLMTPCYTANFVAPEVLKRQGYDEGCDIWSLGVLLYTMLAGFTPFANGPEDTPNEILNRIGNGHFSLSGGNWDTVSDAAKDLVSKMLHVDPHQRLIAKQVLRHPWIIQREKLPNSQLPLQDPKLVKGAMAATYSALKNSQPTPELKPIESSFLAQRRVKKLPSTSL; translated from the exons ATGCCGCTCGCACAGATTGCCGAGCCATGGCCCACCATGGAACTTGTCCAGCTGGAAACTGAG AATGGCCAGAGTACTGCCGAAGATGGAGTCACACCTGCTGTCAAG GACGATGGCGAAATCAAAGAAATCAACATCACCCATGTGGTCAAAGAAGGTTCGGAAAAAGCAGACGCATCTCACTTTGAATTGCTCAAAGTGTTGGGCCAGGGTTCCTTTGGGAAG GTGTTCCTGGTGCGCAAGGTGACCCCTCCTGATGACAACCAGCTCTATGCAATGAAAGTCCTCAAGAAGGCCACACTCAAAG TGAGAGATCGTGTGAGGACCAAGATGGAGAGGAACATCCTAGCTGATGTCAACCACCCGTTTATTGTCAAGCTGCACTACG CTTTCCAGACTGAAGGGAAACTCTACTTGATCCTGGACTTCCTCCGAGGAGGCGATCTCTTCACCCGACTGTCTAAAGAG GTGATGTTCACCGAGGAGGACGTCAAGTTTTATCTCGCAGAGTTGGCGCTGGGCCTCGACCACCTCCACAGCTTGGGCATCATGTACAGAGACCTGAAGCCTGAAAA CATTCTCTTGGACGAGGAAGGTCACATCAAACTCACAG ATTTCGGTCTGTGCAAAGAAGGCATTGAGCAGCATGAGAAGGCTTACTCGTTCTGTGGCACGGTGGAGTACATGGCACCCGAGGTGGTCAACAGGGTAGGACACACCCACAGCGCCGACTGGTGGTCGTTTGGAGTACTGATG TTTGAAATGTTGACCGGGTCGCTGCCATTTCATGGGAAAGATCGCAAAGAAACAATGAATATGATCCTCAA GGCACGTTTAGGAATGCCTCAGTTCCTCAGCGCAGAGGCCCAGTCTCTGCTAAGAGCTCTGTTCAAGAGGAACCCCAGCAACAGATTGG GATCGGGTCCAGATGGAGCAGAGGAGCTCAAACGTCACGGATGGTTTTCCAACATTGACTGGAAT AAACTATTCCGCAGAGAAGTGAAACCCCCTTTCAAACCAGCGGTGGCGCGTCCCGATGACACGTTCTACTTTGATTCCGAGTTCACTTCCCGCACCCCAAAAG ACTCTCCCGGCGTGCCGCCAAGTGCCGGAGCTCACCAGCTGTTTCGAGGTTTCAGCTTCATCGCGTCAAGTCTGCTGGAGGAAGAAGGTTCAGTGGAACCCGTGAAGCCCCCGCCGCACCCGGTGGTCCAG CAGCTACATGGGAAGAACTTATTGTTCAGCGACGGCTACGTCTTGAAAGAGGACATCGGCATGGGCTCCTTCTCTGTGTGTAAGCGATGCGTCCACAAGGCCACCAACACGGAATACGCCGTCAAG ATGATTGACAAGACCAGCACAGACCCTTCCGAAGAGATCGAGATCCTGCTTCGATACGGACAGCACCCCAATATCATAACGCTGAAGGAT GTGTACGATACCGGCAAGCAGGTGTTCTTGGTGACGGAGCTGATGCGCGGAGGAGAACTGCTCGATCGGATCCTCAAGCAAAAGTCCTTCTCGGAGAGGGAGGCCAGCGCCGTGCTGCACACCATCACCAAGACTGTGGAGTACCTGCACTCGCAGGGG GTGGTGCACAGAGACCTGAAGCCCAGCAACATCCTCTACGTGGACGAGTCGGGGAACCCGGAGTCCATTCGGATCTGCGACTTTGGCTTCGCCAAACAGCTGCGCGCCAACAACGGCCTACTCATGACCCCGTGCTACACCGCCAACTTTGTGGCTCCTGAG GTGTTGAAGCGTCAAGGTTATGATGAAGGCTGTGATATTTGGAGTTTGGGAGTACTACTGTACACCATGCTGGCCGG TTTTACTCCATTCGCTAATGGACCTGAGGACACTCCCAATGAGATCCTGAACAGGATAGGCAACGGTCATTTTAGTTTGTCTGGAGGCAACTGGGACACTGTGTCAGACGCCGCTAAG GACCTGGTGTCCAAGATGCTCCACGTGGACCCACATCAGCGACTGATCGCCAAGCAGGTCCTCAGGCACCCTTGGATCATCCAGAGAGAAAAACTCCCCAACAGCCAGCTCCCACTCCAGGACCCGAAATTGGTCAAG GGCGCCATGGCGGCCACGTACTCGGCCCTGAAGAACTCGCAGCCCACCCCCGAGCTCAAACCCATCGAGAGCTCCTTCTTGGCCCAGCGGCGCGTCAAGAAGCTTCCGTCCACCTCCCTGTAG
- the pole2 gene encoding DNA polymerase epsilon subunit 2 — protein MMDAARRIKSRVCTDFKMRGFILRPEATKCLVESLLSVSPTELDDIIERVLDAVEKQPLTSSTIELSVVENAVQDCFQSCDETMPNVFNIIGAFDVPRYIYNAERKKFVPLSMTNHPTPGLCGIARDKAELFRERYTILLQRTRRHELFTPPVIGAAVVHNQNKFQLKTIEALLGSTATLGGVIVLGMITQLKEGKFYLEDPTGTVELNMSKAQFHNGLYTEYSFVLAEGWYEDSVFHVNGFGTPPIEPSSATRAYFGNINFFGGPSTTSVKASVKLKQLEEENDDAMFVLVSDVWLDNAEVMEKLNLMFSGYAAMPPTCFIFCGNFSSVPYGKGHVKSLKESLKVLADSICAHPNILNNSRFVFVPGPEDPGPGSILPRPPLANHITEEFRQRVPFCAFTTNPCRIQYCSQEIIVIREDLVNKMCRNCVGLPNSNLDIPNHFVRSILSQAHLAPLPLYVTPVFWAYDYALRVYPVPDMVVFADKYDPFSVTHSECLCVNPGSFLRSGFTFKVYYPANKTIEDSKLQGL, from the exons ATGATGGATGCTGCCCGGAGAATAAAGTCCAGAGTTTGTACTGACTTCAAAATGCGGGGATTTATTCTCCGACC TGAGGCCACCAAGTGCCTGGTCGAGTCCCTGTTGTCTGTCAGTCCCACTGAGCTGGATGACATCATCGAAAGGGTGCTGGATGCTGTGGAGAAGCAACCAT TGACTTCAAGCACCATCGAGCTATCGGTGGTGGAAAATGCCGTGCAGGACTGCTTTCAATCCTGCGATGAAACCAT GCCTAACGTTTTCAACATCATCGGCGCCTTTGACGTGCCCAGATATATTTACAACGCGGAGCGGAAGAAGTTTGTTCC cctaagtatgaccaacCATCCAACTCCGGGCCTGTGCGGCATCGCCAGAGACAAGGCGGAACTTTTTCGGGAGCGCTACACAATTTTACTGCAG CGCACACGTCGACACGAGCTGTTCACTCCGCCTGTCATAGGAGCTGCTGTCGTGCACAATCAAAACAAATTTCAG CTGAAGACCATTGAAGCTTTGCTCGGCAGCACAGCCACACTGGGGGGCGTGATCGTTCTCGGAATGATCACGCAACTAAAAGAG GGGAAATTCTACCTGGAGGATCCAACTGGGACAGTAGAGCTCAATATGTCCAAGGCA CAGTTTCATAATGGCCTTTACACTGAATACAGTTTCGTATTGGCTGAGG GCTGGTACGAGGACTCGGTTTTCCACGTCAATGGTTTTGGCACTCCGCCCATAGAACCTTCATCAGCCACACG GGCGTACTTTGGCAACATCAACTTTTTCGGCGGTCCGTCCACTACATCGGTGAAAGCGTCGGTCAAGCTCAAGCAACTGGAGGAGGAAAACGACGACGCCATGTTTGTACTGGTTTCCGACGTGTGGCTGGACAACGCGGAAGTGATGGAGAAGCTCAACCTCATGTTCTCAG GTTACGCGGCAATGCCTCCCACGTGTTTCATCTTTTGTGGAAACTTCTCTTCTGTTCCGTACGGAAAAGGTCACGTCAAATCACTCAAGG AGTCGCTGAAGGTGTTAGCTGACAGCATATGTGCGCATCCTAACATACTCAACAA TAGTCGTTTTGTGTTTGTTCCTGGCCCTGAAGATCCAGGCCCGGGCTCCATCCTACCACG ACCTCCGCTGGCGAATCACATCACCGAGGAGTTCAGACAGAGGGTTCCTTTTTGCGCGTTCACCACCAACCCGTGCAG GATCCAATACTGCAGTCAGGAGATCATTGTCATCCGTGAGGACTTGGTCAACAAGATGTGCAGGAATTGTGTGGGCTTGCCTAACAGCAACCTGGATATTCCCAATCAT tTTGTCCGGAGCATTCTGTCGCAGGCTCACCTGGCCCCGCTGCCTCTTTATGTCACTCCCGTGTTTTGGGCCTACGACTACGCCCTGCGCGTGTACCCCGTTCCCGACATGGTGGTCTTTGCCGACAAGTACGACCCCTTCAGCGTCACACACTCTGAGTGCCTTTGCGTCAATCCG GGCTCTTTCCTAAGAAGTGGTTTTACATTTAAAGTTTACTATCCAGCCAACAAAACCATTGAGGACAG CAAACTTCAAGGACTATAA
- the rps6ka1 gene encoding ribosomal protein S6 kinase alpha-1 isoform X3 produces the protein MWRLLFRTKTRTREKESRITWIEKDYAQMSGQDDGEIKEINITHVVKEGSEKADASHFELLKVLGQGSFGKVFLVRKVTPPDDNQLYAMKVLKKATLKVRDRVRTKMERNILADVNHPFIVKLHYAFQTEGKLYLILDFLRGGDLFTRLSKEVMFTEEDVKFYLAELALGLDHLHSLGIMYRDLKPENILLDEEGHIKLTDFGLCKEGIEQHEKAYSFCGTVEYMAPEVVNRVGHTHSADWWSFGVLMFEMLTGSLPFHGKDRKETMNMILKARLGMPQFLSAEAQSLLRALFKRNPSNRLGSGPDGAEELKRHGWFSNIDWNKLFRREVKPPFKPAVARPDDTFYFDSEFTSRTPKDSPGVPPSAGAHQLFRGFSFIASSLLEEEGSVEPVKPPPHPVVQQLHGKNLLFSDGYVLKEDIGMGSFSVCKRCVHKATNTEYAVKMIDKTSTDPSEEIEILLRYGQHPNIITLKDVYDTGKQVFLVTELMRGGELLDRILKQKSFSEREASAVLHTITKTVEYLHSQGVVHRDLKPSNILYVDESGNPESIRICDFGFAKQLRANNGLLMTPCYTANFVAPEVLKRQGYDEGCDIWSLGVLLYTMLAGFTPFANGPEDTPNEILNRIGNGHFSLSGGNWDTVSDAAKDLVSKMLHVDPHQRLIAKQVLRHPWIIQREKLPNSQLPLQDPKLVKGAMAATYSALKNSQPTPELKPIESSFLAQRRVKKLPSTSL, from the exons ATGTGGAGGTTATTATTCCGCACCAAAACACGCACGAGAGAG AAGGAGTCTCGTATCACGTGGATAGAGAAGGACTATGCCCAAATGAGTGGCCAG GACGATGGCGAAATCAAAGAAATCAACATCACCCATGTGGTCAAAGAAGGTTCGGAAAAAGCAGACGCATCTCACTTTGAATTGCTCAAAGTGTTGGGCCAGGGTTCCTTTGGGAAG GTGTTCCTGGTGCGCAAGGTGACCCCTCCTGATGACAACCAGCTCTATGCAATGAAAGTCCTCAAGAAGGCCACACTCAAAG TGAGAGATCGTGTGAGGACCAAGATGGAGAGGAACATCCTAGCTGATGTCAACCACCCGTTTATTGTCAAGCTGCACTACG CTTTCCAGACTGAAGGGAAACTCTACTTGATCCTGGACTTCCTCCGAGGAGGCGATCTCTTCACCCGACTGTCTAAAGAG GTGATGTTCACCGAGGAGGACGTCAAGTTTTATCTCGCAGAGTTGGCGCTGGGCCTCGACCACCTCCACAGCTTGGGCATCATGTACAGAGACCTGAAGCCTGAAAA CATTCTCTTGGACGAGGAAGGTCACATCAAACTCACAG ATTTCGGTCTGTGCAAAGAAGGCATTGAGCAGCATGAGAAGGCTTACTCGTTCTGTGGCACGGTGGAGTACATGGCACCCGAGGTGGTCAACAGGGTAGGACACACCCACAGCGCCGACTGGTGGTCGTTTGGAGTACTGATG TTTGAAATGTTGACCGGGTCGCTGCCATTTCATGGGAAAGATCGCAAAGAAACAATGAATATGATCCTCAA GGCACGTTTAGGAATGCCTCAGTTCCTCAGCGCAGAGGCCCAGTCTCTGCTAAGAGCTCTGTTCAAGAGGAACCCCAGCAACAGATTGG GATCGGGTCCAGATGGAGCAGAGGAGCTCAAACGTCACGGATGGTTTTCCAACATTGACTGGAAT AAACTATTCCGCAGAGAAGTGAAACCCCCTTTCAAACCAGCGGTGGCGCGTCCCGATGACACGTTCTACTTTGATTCCGAGTTCACTTCCCGCACCCCAAAAG ACTCTCCCGGCGTGCCGCCAAGTGCCGGAGCTCACCAGCTGTTTCGAGGTTTCAGCTTCATCGCGTCAAGTCTGCTGGAGGAAGAAGGTTCAGTGGAACCCGTGAAGCCCCCGCCGCACCCGGTGGTCCAG CAGCTACATGGGAAGAACTTATTGTTCAGCGACGGCTACGTCTTGAAAGAGGACATCGGCATGGGCTCCTTCTCTGTGTGTAAGCGATGCGTCCACAAGGCCACCAACACGGAATACGCCGTCAAG ATGATTGACAAGACCAGCACAGACCCTTCCGAAGAGATCGAGATCCTGCTTCGATACGGACAGCACCCCAATATCATAACGCTGAAGGAT GTGTACGATACCGGCAAGCAGGTGTTCTTGGTGACGGAGCTGATGCGCGGAGGAGAACTGCTCGATCGGATCCTCAAGCAAAAGTCCTTCTCGGAGAGGGAGGCCAGCGCCGTGCTGCACACCATCACCAAGACTGTGGAGTACCTGCACTCGCAGGGG GTGGTGCACAGAGACCTGAAGCCCAGCAACATCCTCTACGTGGACGAGTCGGGGAACCCGGAGTCCATTCGGATCTGCGACTTTGGCTTCGCCAAACAGCTGCGCGCCAACAACGGCCTACTCATGACCCCGTGCTACACCGCCAACTTTGTGGCTCCTGAG GTGTTGAAGCGTCAAGGTTATGATGAAGGCTGTGATATTTGGAGTTTGGGAGTACTACTGTACACCATGCTGGCCGG TTTTACTCCATTCGCTAATGGACCTGAGGACACTCCCAATGAGATCCTGAACAGGATAGGCAACGGTCATTTTAGTTTGTCTGGAGGCAACTGGGACACTGTGTCAGACGCCGCTAAG GACCTGGTGTCCAAGATGCTCCACGTGGACCCACATCAGCGACTGATCGCCAAGCAGGTCCTCAGGCACCCTTGGATCATCCAGAGAGAAAAACTCCCCAACAGCCAGCTCCCACTCCAGGACCCGAAATTGGTCAAG GGCGCCATGGCGGCCACGTACTCGGCCCTGAAGAACTCGCAGCCCACCCCCGAGCTCAAACCCATCGAGAGCTCCTTCTTGGCCCAGCGGCGCGTCAAGAAGCTTCCGTCCACCTCCCTGTAG
- the rps6ka1 gene encoding ribosomal protein S6 kinase alpha-1 isoform X1, producing MGPGARFKFARFLPFYLSKKPKGLAAAADTLPALKRWTLDDGEIKEINITHVVKEGSEKADASHFELLKVLGQGSFGKVFLVRKVTPPDDNQLYAMKVLKKATLKVRDRVRTKMERNILADVNHPFIVKLHYAFQTEGKLYLILDFLRGGDLFTRLSKEVMFTEEDVKFYLAELALGLDHLHSLGIMYRDLKPENILLDEEGHIKLTDFGLCKEGIEQHEKAYSFCGTVEYMAPEVVNRVGHTHSADWWSFGVLMFEMLTGSLPFHGKDRKETMNMILKARLGMPQFLSAEAQSLLRALFKRNPSNRLGSGPDGAEELKRHGWFSNIDWNKLFRREVKPPFKPAVARPDDTFYFDSEFTSRTPKDSPGVPPSAGAHQLFRGFSFIASSLLEEEGSVEPVKPPPHPVVQQLHGKNLLFSDGYVLKEDIGMGSFSVCKRCVHKATNTEYAVKMIDKTSTDPSEEIEILLRYGQHPNIITLKDVYDTGKQVFLVTELMRGGELLDRILKQKSFSEREASAVLHTITKTVEYLHSQGVVHRDLKPSNILYVDESGNPESIRICDFGFAKQLRANNGLLMTPCYTANFVAPEVLKRQGYDEGCDIWSLGVLLYTMLAGFTPFANGPEDTPNEILNRIGNGHFSLSGGNWDTVSDAAKDLVSKMLHVDPHQRLIAKQVLRHPWIIQREKLPNSQLPLQDPKLVKGAMAATYSALKNSQPTPELKPIESSFLAQRRVKKLPSTSL from the exons ATGGGACCCGGGGCGAGATTTAAATTCGCTCGCTTTCTCCCGTTCTACCTGTCCAAAAAACCCAAAGGCTTGGCGGCGGCTGCTGATACTTTGCCTGCTTTGAAACGCTGGACACTG GACGATGGCGAAATCAAAGAAATCAACATCACCCATGTGGTCAAAGAAGGTTCGGAAAAAGCAGACGCATCTCACTTTGAATTGCTCAAAGTGTTGGGCCAGGGTTCCTTTGGGAAG GTGTTCCTGGTGCGCAAGGTGACCCCTCCTGATGACAACCAGCTCTATGCAATGAAAGTCCTCAAGAAGGCCACACTCAAAG TGAGAGATCGTGTGAGGACCAAGATGGAGAGGAACATCCTAGCTGATGTCAACCACCCGTTTATTGTCAAGCTGCACTACG CTTTCCAGACTGAAGGGAAACTCTACTTGATCCTGGACTTCCTCCGAGGAGGCGATCTCTTCACCCGACTGTCTAAAGAG GTGATGTTCACCGAGGAGGACGTCAAGTTTTATCTCGCAGAGTTGGCGCTGGGCCTCGACCACCTCCACAGCTTGGGCATCATGTACAGAGACCTGAAGCCTGAAAA CATTCTCTTGGACGAGGAAGGTCACATCAAACTCACAG ATTTCGGTCTGTGCAAAGAAGGCATTGAGCAGCATGAGAAGGCTTACTCGTTCTGTGGCACGGTGGAGTACATGGCACCCGAGGTGGTCAACAGGGTAGGACACACCCACAGCGCCGACTGGTGGTCGTTTGGAGTACTGATG TTTGAAATGTTGACCGGGTCGCTGCCATTTCATGGGAAAGATCGCAAAGAAACAATGAATATGATCCTCAA GGCACGTTTAGGAATGCCTCAGTTCCTCAGCGCAGAGGCCCAGTCTCTGCTAAGAGCTCTGTTCAAGAGGAACCCCAGCAACAGATTGG GATCGGGTCCAGATGGAGCAGAGGAGCTCAAACGTCACGGATGGTTTTCCAACATTGACTGGAAT AAACTATTCCGCAGAGAAGTGAAACCCCCTTTCAAACCAGCGGTGGCGCGTCCCGATGACACGTTCTACTTTGATTCCGAGTTCACTTCCCGCACCCCAAAAG ACTCTCCCGGCGTGCCGCCAAGTGCCGGAGCTCACCAGCTGTTTCGAGGTTTCAGCTTCATCGCGTCAAGTCTGCTGGAGGAAGAAGGTTCAGTGGAACCCGTGAAGCCCCCGCCGCACCCGGTGGTCCAG CAGCTACATGGGAAGAACTTATTGTTCAGCGACGGCTACGTCTTGAAAGAGGACATCGGCATGGGCTCCTTCTCTGTGTGTAAGCGATGCGTCCACAAGGCCACCAACACGGAATACGCCGTCAAG ATGATTGACAAGACCAGCACAGACCCTTCCGAAGAGATCGAGATCCTGCTTCGATACGGACAGCACCCCAATATCATAACGCTGAAGGAT GTGTACGATACCGGCAAGCAGGTGTTCTTGGTGACGGAGCTGATGCGCGGAGGAGAACTGCTCGATCGGATCCTCAAGCAAAAGTCCTTCTCGGAGAGGGAGGCCAGCGCCGTGCTGCACACCATCACCAAGACTGTGGAGTACCTGCACTCGCAGGGG GTGGTGCACAGAGACCTGAAGCCCAGCAACATCCTCTACGTGGACGAGTCGGGGAACCCGGAGTCCATTCGGATCTGCGACTTTGGCTTCGCCAAACAGCTGCGCGCCAACAACGGCCTACTCATGACCCCGTGCTACACCGCCAACTTTGTGGCTCCTGAG GTGTTGAAGCGTCAAGGTTATGATGAAGGCTGTGATATTTGGAGTTTGGGAGTACTACTGTACACCATGCTGGCCGG TTTTACTCCATTCGCTAATGGACCTGAGGACACTCCCAATGAGATCCTGAACAGGATAGGCAACGGTCATTTTAGTTTGTCTGGAGGCAACTGGGACACTGTGTCAGACGCCGCTAAG GACCTGGTGTCCAAGATGCTCCACGTGGACCCACATCAGCGACTGATCGCCAAGCAGGTCCTCAGGCACCCTTGGATCATCCAGAGAGAAAAACTCCCCAACAGCCAGCTCCCACTCCAGGACCCGAAATTGGTCAAG GGCGCCATGGCGGCCACGTACTCGGCCCTGAAGAACTCGCAGCCCACCCCCGAGCTCAAACCCATCGAGAGCTCCTTCTTGGCCCAGCGGCGCGTCAAGAAGCTTCCGTCCACCTCCCTGTAG